The Chlamydiota bacterium genome has a window encoding:
- the dut gene encoding Deoxyuridine 5'-triphosphate nucleotidohydrolase: protein MDVKIKVEEGAELPQYETQGASGFDVRAHIEKERVLEPGSIELVPTGLFVEIPKGYEIQVRSRSGLSLKHGIVVLNSPGTIDSDYRGEIQLIMMNHSKIPFRIENGMRLAQCVLCKVEEAHFVVQKEALASTERQGDGFGSTGAM from the coding sequence ATGGATGTAAAAATTAAAGTTGAAGAGGGGGCAGAGCTTCCTCAGTATGAAACTCAGGGAGCAAGTGGTTTTGATGTGCGCGCCCATATTGAAAAAGAGCGTGTGTTGGAGCCGGGAAGCATTGAGCTGGTTCCCACAGGGCTTTTTGTAGAAATTCCAAAAGGATATGAAATCCAAGTCAGAAGTCGGTCTGGATTATCCCTGAAGCATGGGATTGTGGTGTTAAATTCCCCAGGAACTATTGATAGTGATTATCGAGGGGAGATTCAATTGATTATGATGAATCATTCAAAAATCCCTTTTCGCATTGAAAATGGGATGCGTTTAGCGCAATGTGTCCTTTGTAAAGTTGAGGAAGCTCACTTTGTTGTGCAAAAAGAAGCGCTAGCGTCTACAGAACGCCAAGGGGACGGTTTTGGAAGCACAGGAGCGATGTGA